TATCGGAAACATGAGGATAGGAGAGAATACAGTGCAACATACTATTAAAGCTGATTCCGGGTGGCGAATATGGTGGCAGCTTACGAGGCCACATACGTTGACTGCGGCTTTCGCTCCGGTATTTCTAGGTACAATGATTGCTTTGACTCACGGAAAACTGCATTTTCCGTTATTTTTCGCCATGCTGATTGCGAGCCTTTTCATACAGATGGCTACCAATATGTTCAATGAATATTACGATTTCAAACGCGGATTGGACAATGAAAACTCTGTTGGCATCGGCGGGACAATCGTTCGGAATGGCGTCAAGCCGATAACGGTATTGCTCATTGCTCTAGCGTTATATGCAGTTTCAGTTCTCATCGGGATTTATATTTGCATGGAAACTTCCTGGACGCTAGCCTTAGTTGGGGCCATCTCAATGCTGATCGGTTATTTGTATACCGGCGGACCACTGCCAATCGCCTACACACCTTTTGGAGAGCTAGTTTCAGGTGTGGTCATGGGAATGCTACTGATTCTGATTGCCTTCTATATCCAAACGGGCATAGTAACGACAGACGCAGTGCTCATTTCCATTCCAAGCATGCTCCTTGTCGCTGCTATCATGTTGGCAAACAACATCCGTGACCTGGAAGGTGATAAAGAAGGCGGCAGGAAGACGTTAGCCATTCTAGTCGGAAGATCCAATGCGATTACAATCCTTGCTTCATTCTTTATCGTCTCTTATTGTTGGATAATCATACTGATAGCTTTAGGTTATCTCACCCCGTGGGCTTTGCTCGTATTTCTTAGTGTCCGTAAACCGATAGATGCGGTTGTCACCTTCCGCACACATCTGCTGCCATTGCAGGTCATGCCTGCCATGAAGAACACAGCTGTCACAAATACGTTATTCGGTTTATTATTAGGTATCGGCATCCTAATTGGACATTATCTATAATTTTTTTGGATGGACTTGCGCAATAGCAAGTCCTTTTTTTGTCTGTATTTGTCTTCCATGTTTAATTCATCGATTCAAAAGGAATTGAGAAGGTACAAATGCTTTCATTGCTATGAAGTCATCGGGCTATGACCATACTAATGCGACTAACATAAAAGGATGTGCTGATCATGTTAACAAACGAACAGAAAACTGAACTCAAAGCAAGTTTGCTTGAAATGAAATCACAATTGCAGAAGACGGAAAGTGAAACGGATATTAGAGATTCTGCTCGCGAAGAAGTCGGCGAGTTATCTACCTATGATAATCACCCTGGAGACATGGGAACTGAGCTTTTCGAAAGAGAGAAGGATCTAGCCCTGCATGTCCATGCGGGAGACGAATCCGACAAAGTGGAACATGCTTTGAATGCTTTAACAAATGGAACATACGGCTATTGTGAAGTATGTAAAAATGAAATTCCCTTTGAAAGGCTGGAGGCACTTCCCTACACGACGTACTGTATAGATCATACGCCTGAGAGGGATATTCCGAACGATCGACCATCGGAAAAAGATATTTTGATTATGGCCAATCCCAACACCTTCGCAGATAGAAGAGATAGCACTGGAAGGGAAAGCAATGAAAGAGACAGTGAAGACAGCTTTCAAGAAATAGCCAAATCGGGCACTTCGGAAACACCTTCCGATTTTATAGGAGATCATGATGACTATAATACTCTTTATGATGATAAAATATTGGACGGCGCGGTGGAAGAAGTGGAGGAATTCATCAGTACAGATATCACAGGCGAAACAAGAGGATTTGTAAGGTCGGAGATATCAGAGGAATATGAAGAGGAGTTAGATGATGTAGGCTTGGAATCACCTATCGGGGACATCCCGTATCATCTAAGTGACGGCTACACAGACGATAAATAAGAAAACAAGGACTGTTGCATGATGTCGGAGATAATCGACTTCCTGCAACAGTCCTTTTTAAAGATTTTTGACCTATTGATTCGGAAATGCTCATAAAATCGAAAATCCACGCATAAACGCTTAGATTGACGCATAAAGTCTGGATAGTGCGCATAAATCGCATTATATACGCATAAGTCTAGTTGAACGGCGCATAAATCCAGTG
The sequence above is drawn from the Sporosarcina luteola genome and encodes:
- a CDS encoding 1,4-dihydroxy-2-naphthoate polyprenyltransferase; protein product: MQHTIKADSGWRIWWQLTRPHTLTAAFAPVFLGTMIALTHGKLHFPLFFAMLIASLFIQMATNMFNEYYDFKRGLDNENSVGIGGTIVRNGVKPITVLLIALALYAVSVLIGIYICMETSWTLALVGAISMLIGYLYTGGPLPIAYTPFGELVSGVVMGMLLILIAFYIQTGIVTTDAVLISIPSMLLVAAIMLANNIRDLEGDKEGGRKTLAILVGRSNAITILASFFIVSYCWIIILIALGYLTPWALLVFLSVRKPIDAVVTFRTHLLPLQVMPAMKNTAVTNTLFGLLLGIGILIGHYL
- a CDS encoding TraR/DksA C4-type zinc finger protein; amino-acid sequence: MLTNEQKTELKASLLEMKSQLQKTESETDIRDSAREEVGELSTYDNHPGDMGTELFEREKDLALHVHAGDESDKVEHALNALTNGTYGYCEVCKNEIPFERLEALPYTTYCIDHTPERDIPNDRPSEKDILIMANPNTFADRRDSTGRESNERDSEDSFQEIAKSGTSETPSDFIGDHDDYNTLYDDKILDGAVEEVEEFISTDITGETRGFVRSEISEEYEEELDDVGLESPIGDIPYHLSDGYTDDK